In Rhodamnia argentea isolate NSW1041297 chromosome 11, ASM2092103v1, whole genome shotgun sequence, one genomic interval encodes:
- the LOC115756291 gene encoding uncharacterized protein LOC115756291: MVEVMQALGAMGELIRQQIRNQNAATVEAPPVAPPVIPLVDVLPVAVVEDRKVQKMVEQFIKLKPPQFTGSGDPKATTQWIEGLEKVFNLFRCSNEDKVVPAVYQLEGNAITWWRAVKQRIFPEGTVPVWDTFVEAFNNKYFSRTARERKIAEFFRHRQNRMTVDQYKAKFSELSKYAPRLIEDPKDRARRFGDGLKPEIKSILATFNLRDYDDLYERAPIVEQDLGERTATSGSRFTSSSRFEKRQGKKPMYGGRYHIPPNRGGAINKPVFRRSEVCNRVIVRHGPSPCPYRSGARFGCGRLGHRVNDCLQRKRERRAPQPRGPLREATPQNFRNRPQAQGRVFAVTREEAKDLPTVTCTVVLHNQVAYALFDPGATHSFVVDRFVKLADLSVVPLDVVFKISTPLKDSVVTANGCSNYRLVIDGHEGRIDLIVLEMYDFDMIVGMDWLMKQKAVVDCYRKAI, from the coding sequence ATGGTAGAAGTTATGCAAGCTTTAGGAGCTATGGGGGAGTTAATAAGGCAGCAGATAAGGAATCAAAACGCCGCTACTGTTGAAGCCCCACCCGTAGCTCCACCCGTAATTCCGCTAGTGGATGTGCTACCCGTGGCCGTAGTTGAGGATCGTAAGGTTCAAAAGATGGTGGAACAGTTTATCAAGTTGAAGCCACCGCAGTTCACTGGAAGCGGAGACCCTAAGGCTACCACCCAATGGATTGAAGGATTGGAGAAAGTGTTCAACTTGTTTAGATGTTCGAATGAAGATAAGGTGGTCCCGGCCGTCTATCAACTAGAGGGTAACGCCATTACTTGGTGGAGAGCTGTTAAGCAAAGAATTTTCCCAGAAGGTACGGTCCCGGTGTGGGATACCTTTGTGGAGGCCTTTAATAACAAGTATTTCTCGAGGACGGCTAGAGAGCGTAAGATCGCTGAGTTCTTCCGCCACCGCCAGAATCGGATGACTGTCGATCAGTATAAAGCCAAGTTCTCGGAATTGTCTAAGTATGCCCCGAGATTGATTGAGGACCCTAAGGATAGGGCTAGAAGGTTCGGGGATGGGCTGAAGCCCGAGATTAAAAGTATTCTAGCGACATTCAACCTTCGGGACTATGATGACCTTTATGAGAGGGCGCCGATAGTGGAGCAGGACTTGGGCGAGAGGACTGCCACATCCGGGTCGCGGTTTACGTCCTCAAGTAGATTTGAGAAGAGGCAAGGGAAGAAGCCTATGTATGGAGGCAGATATCACATCCCACCCAATCGCGGAGGAGCGATCAATAAACCTGTTTTTCGCCGCAGTGAGGTGTGCAATCGTGTCATCGTGAGACATGGACCTAGTCCATGCCCGTATAGGAGTGGAGCCCGCTTTGGATGTGGCCGGTTGGGTCATCGGGTGAATGATTGCCTGCAAAGGAAGCGGGAAAGGCGGGCGCCACAACCGAGAGGACCACTAAGGGAAGCCACACCACAAAACTTCCGGAATCGTCCACAGGCTCAAGGAAGGGTGTTTGCTGTCACCCGTGAGGAGGCGAAGGATTTGCCGACCGTTACGTGTACGGTCGTCTTGCATAATCAAGTcgcctatgctttgtttgatccgggTGCTACGCATTCCTTTGTTGTTGATAGATTTGTTAAACTGGCTGATTTGAGTGTAGTACCATTAGATGttgtttttaagatttctacacctttaaaggatagcgtagtGACTGCAAATGGATGTTCTAATTATAGGCTGGTTATAGATGGACATGAAGGTAGAATAGACTTGATTGTACTAgaaatgtatgactttgatatgattgttgggatggattggttgatgaAGCAAAAGGCTGTAGTGGATTGTTATCGTAAGGCCATCTAG
- the LOC115756290 gene encoding secreted RxLR effector protein 161-like: MIQEFKEEMMKTFEMMNLGMMHYFLGIEVDHNKRTFISQKKYAKNLLKKFKMDYYKLVTTSLVTNEKLLKEDGAKTADLSLYRSRVGRLLYLIATQPDIMYATSLLSRFMQSPNQIHFGATKRILRYLRGTTNYGIWYQPSAMAKLIGYTDSDWAGSADDRRSTTNYAFTLGFEIFSWASKNQESVAQSTMEVEYVATATTTSQAI, translated from the coding sequence ATGATTCAAGAgttcaaagaagaaatgatgaagacATTCGAGATGATGAACTTGGGCATGATGCACTACTTCCTCGGCATCGAAGTCGACCATAATAAAAGGACtttcatttcacaaaagaaatatgCCAAGAACCTCTTGAAGAAATTCAAGATGGATTACTACAAATTAGTTACAACATCGCTCGTGACAAATGAAAAACTCCTAAAGGAAGATGGAGCAAAAACAGCTGACCTCTCCCTCTATAGAAGTCGGGTTGGCCGTCTACTATATCTCATTGCCACACAACCGGACATCATGTACGCGACAAGTCTATTGTCACGGTTCATGCAGAGTCCGAATCAAATTCACTTTGGAGCTACCAAGAGAATTCTAAGATACTTACGAGGAACTACAAATTATGGCATTTGGTATCAGCCAAGTGCAATGGCTAAGCTCATCGGCTACACCGACAGTGATTGGGCAGGTTCTGCTGATGATAGGAGGAGCACTACTAACTATGCATTCACATTGGGTTTTGAAATATTCTCGTGGGCATCCAAAAATCAAGAGTCGGTGGCACAATCTACCATGGAAGTTGAATACGTCGCCACCGCAACAACTACCAGTCAAGCAATATGA